One segment of Streptomyces sp. NBC_01463 DNA contains the following:
- a CDS encoding glutamate decarboxylase — MPLHKGSAHSTEPSDERRRLALNPFFGEADPTAGMESAPPRHKLPDGPLPPATAYGLVHDELMLDGNSRLNLATFVTTWMEPQAGVLMGECRDKNMIDKDEYPRTAELERRCVAMLADLWNAPDPATAVGCSTTGSSEACMLAALALKRRWAARNADRYPATARPNLVMGINVQVCWDKFCTFWEVEPRLVPMDGDRFHLDPQAAADLCDENTIGVVGILGSTFDGSYEPIAELCAALDALQERTGLDIPVHVDGASGAMVAPFLDEDLVWDFRLPRVASINTSGHKYGLVYPGVGWALWRSPAELPEELVFRVNYLGGDMPTFALNFSRPGAQVVAQYYTFLRLGREGYRAVQQASRDVAMGLARKIEELGDFRLLTRGDQLPVFALTTRPEVTAYDVFDVSRRLRERGWLVPAYTFPADREDLSVLRIVCRNGFSSDLAELLLEDLRLLLPELRAQSHPLSAEHAPATSFHH; from the coding sequence ATGCCGCTCCACAAGGGCTCCGCACACTCCACCGAACCGTCCGACGAACGGCGCAGGCTCGCGCTCAACCCGTTCTTCGGGGAGGCCGACCCGACCGCCGGGATGGAGTCCGCACCGCCCCGGCACAAGCTGCCGGACGGACCGCTGCCGCCCGCCACCGCCTACGGCCTCGTCCATGACGAGCTGATGCTCGACGGCAACTCCCGGCTCAACCTCGCCACCTTCGTCACCACCTGGATGGAGCCCCAGGCCGGTGTGCTGATGGGCGAGTGCCGCGACAAGAACATGATCGACAAGGACGAGTACCCGCGCACCGCCGAACTGGAACGGCGCTGTGTGGCGATGCTCGCCGACCTGTGGAACGCCCCCGACCCCGCCACGGCCGTCGGCTGTTCGACGACCGGGTCCAGCGAGGCCTGCATGCTGGCCGCACTGGCGCTCAAGCGCCGCTGGGCGGCCAGGAACGCCGACCGCTATCCGGCGACCGCCCGGCCCAATCTGGTCATGGGCATCAACGTGCAGGTCTGCTGGGACAAGTTCTGCACCTTCTGGGAGGTCGAGCCGCGTCTCGTCCCGATGGACGGCGACCGCTTCCACCTCGACCCGCAGGCCGCCGCCGACCTCTGCGACGAGAACACCATCGGCGTCGTCGGCATCCTCGGCTCCACCTTCGACGGCAGCTACGAGCCCATCGCCGAGCTCTGCGCGGCCCTCGACGCGCTCCAGGAGCGCACCGGCCTCGACATCCCCGTCCACGTCGACGGAGCGTCGGGCGCGATGGTGGCACCCTTCCTGGACGAGGACCTGGTGTGGGACTTCCGGCTCCCCCGGGTCGCCTCGATCAACACCTCCGGGCACAAGTACGGCCTGGTCTACCCGGGTGTCGGCTGGGCGCTGTGGCGCTCGCCCGCCGAACTGCCCGAGGAGCTCGTCTTCCGGGTGAACTACCTGGGCGGCGACATGCCGACCTTCGCGCTCAACTTCTCCCGGCCGGGCGCCCAGGTCGTCGCGCAGTACTACACCTTCCTGCGGCTGGGCCGGGAGGGATACCGGGCCGTGCAGCAGGCGTCCCGGGACGTGGCCATGGGGCTGGCGCGGAAGATCGAGGAGCTGGGCGACTTCCGTCTGCTCACCCGGGGCGACCAGCTGCCGGTCTTCGCGCTGACCACGAGGCCGGAGGTGACCGCGTACGACGTCTTCGACGTGTCGCGCCGGCTGCGCGAGCGCGGCTGGCTGGTGCCCGCGTACACCTTCCCGGCCGACCGGGAGGACCTCTCCGTCCTCCGGATCGTGTGCCGCAACGGCTTCTCCTCCGACCTGGCGGAACTGCTGCTGGAGGACCTGCGGCTGCTCCTGCCCGAACTGCGCGCCCAGTCACACCCGTTGAGCGCCGAGCACGCACCGGCGACCTCGTTCCACCACTGA